The stretch of DNA CGGGAACCGGGAGCAAACCCGTGAGTCCACCCCGGGCGGGTGGGGGGTGGTGGGAGGGAAAACAACTTCGCCCACTTCCGAAGTCCCCCGGGAGATCAGGATCCCACAGCCGGAGGTCCATCGTGAATCCAGCGTGCATCACATTCCCTGCAGATCAGACAGTCCGACGACGGTTCACTCCGAGTACCAATCCCAGCCCCACCAAGGATGCCACCAACCCGGGGTAGATCGGATCCAGGCCCAGCGGGTAGTCTGGCCAGCCGTCCACCAGATGCAGGCGTCCCCAGCTGAACCAGGCGATGGAGACCAGAGCTCCCGCGCCCATGGATACCAGACCCGCCCGCGAATGTGAGCCGTCTCCCGGCGGAGCCAGGTAGCTGTGCAACAGAACCGGCAGCAGTACGGGAATGCCCAGACTGGCGATGGTCAGCCACAGCTCCACCACACTGCGCATTTTCAGGGCCAGCATCGCCGCCAGCCAGGAGCAGAGCAGCACGGCCCAGCGCACGTGGCGTCGTTGCCGGTCCCCGCGCGAACCAAGGACATCCCGGGCCAGAGCCAGACCGCTGAGCAGGCTGAAGCTGTCCAGAGTCGAGAGCACGGTCACCAGCATGCCTGCGTAGAAGATGCCCCGCATCACGGGCGGCAGCAGGTCGGCCAGTTCGGGAAAGGCATAGACGGGCTGAGCCAGGTCGGGCAGCAGGGCGCGCGCGTAGAGGCCGCAGGCGGTGGTCAGCCCATCGAAGAGGACCCAGAAACCGACACTGATCAGAATGCCCCTGCGGGCTGTCCGTGGATCACGGGCGGCGGCCACTCGCTGATGGAAACCCGGATCCACGATGGTCCAGACGGCCACCAGGCCCCAGAGCAGCACCAGACTCCAGGGCAGAGCCCCGGGAATTCGAAGATGTTCGGGAGGCAGATTCGCCACCAGGAAGGGCACACCGCCATACTGGCTGACAAGCCAGACAAGCACGGCGATGAAGGCCAGGAACATCGCGAAGAACTGCAACATGTCCGTGACCAGCACGCTGCGCAGTCCACCGCGCCAGACATGGAACACGGTCAGGATCAGCGCCCAGCCCATGCCGGCTTCCAGACTGAGCCCCAGCGATCGCTCCAGCAGGATCGCGGTCATCAGCAGGTAGGGGGCCGGGGTCACCATCACCAGAGTATACAGCCCCGCCAGTTTTCCGGCAGCCCTGCCGTGACGATTGCCGATGCGCTCGGGGATGCTCAGTTCCGCGCCGTCACGCACCCGTCCGGCCAACAGCCAGGCATAGAGCAGGGCGAACACATAGTAGAACACGCCCAGAGCCAGCCAGTTGACCAGTCCCCAGGTCCAGGTGAACTCGCCCACCCCCAGGATTCCGCCATACCAGGTGCAGACCAGAGTGGCCACGAACACCGGCAGCGTGATCCGTCTGCCGGCACTGAGGAACTGGCCCTCTTCGCGCGAGGCGGCCCACCAACCGATCACGGGCGTGCCCAGCAGGGCCAGGCCCAGGATGATCAGGACTTCCGGTTCGGGGGTCATGCGCCAGTTTCCAGGGGAGTGTGGGTGAGGAACACCGGGCAGCCGCTGACCTGGACCTTGAACTCGGTGTCCAGCACGGAATTGGACACTCCATGACATCCGGCGTCCAGACTCAGCGAATGGGCGGGGAAGGCAAGCCCGGCAAGATCGATCCGGCAGGGGGTACTACCGAAGCGTACCAGCCCGACACCATCTCCGGGCTGAGCGCGGAAGACATGTTCTCCAGCGCCGAGAACCAGAATGCTGCGCGGCCCGTCAAGCAGCCGGACCTGCTGGCGGGGATGTTCGGCCAGCAGGGAGAACAATCCCAGCACATGGTCCCAGCGCGTGCCCTGCCAGCAGGCGATGTCCAGATGACTGGCTCCGCTGGTGGCTGCCCAGGCCAGTCCCTTTTCCAGGTCCGAAGAGCCTGGATCAGGGCGATGCTCGATCGGGATTCCCGCACGGCGCTGGCGCGCCAGGCTGTCCGCGTCGATACTGTCCAGGTCACCCAGGATCAGGTCAGGTTCGAGACCGGCCGTCAGCAGGTTGCCCAGGCCACCGTCCACGGCCACCGTCGTTCGCAGTGGAGGCCGTCCAGGAACCGTGCGCAAGGGCATGAGAAGCTCTTCGCCGGGGCGAATCCGGGCAAGCAGGCGCGGATCGGACGTGCCGTTCAGAACCAGCAACAGGCTGTGGCGCATGGGACTCCAGAGTGCAACGCTGTCTCCGCGGTGGATTCCGGCCGGAGTGGCCGACAATCTATCGAATTCCTCAGGCCGGCAGGGAACCGGGAGGACATGGGCGGCCTTCAAACCAGACTGAACCAGCTTCAGGGGCAGCGGACATTGATTGAGCTTGTCCGGTGGCATCCCTACTTTCACCAGGCGCCCAGTGACCGTCCGCAGGTCCGCCGTGATACCGTCATCAATCCGGGGAACCACCATGCACCTGCCCATCTCATGCCGGACGGCCACCGCCCTCCTGCTGCTGTCGGTGGCGGATTGCGGTCAGGCCTCTCTGGCCGGCTTCCCCTATCTCCAGATTCAGCCCGATGCCCGGGTGGCCTCCACGGCCGCCAGCACGGTTGCCGGTGTCAGCGGGGTTGGCGGTCTGCAACTCAACCCGGCGTCGGTGGCCGGTCTGGACGACAATCAGGCCCAGTTCCTCTGGCTGGATCACCTGCAGGACATCAACTACTTCAATACCAGCATCAGCCTCAAACGATATGCGCCGTGGATTCTCAGCGCCGGATTCAGTCATCTGGGTTATGGCAGCCTGGACGGGCGTGACGAGTTCGGCGTATCCACGGGCAGTTTCGAGAGTCAGGACAATCTTGTGTTCGTGGGTGCCGCCCGCGAACTGGGAGCTGTGCGCGCCGGTGCCAATCTCAAACTGGGATGGAGCACGATCGACGATGCGCGCGCCAGTCTGCTGGCCATGGACCTGGGCCTGCAGAGCCGCGTGGGAAAGGATTTCCTGCTGGGAGCCGCATTGCGCAACGCCGGAAAGGTGCTCAGCGATTTTGGTTCCAGTGAGACACCCCTGCCGGTCACGCTCCAGCTTGGTGTCCAGAAAAGTCTCGAACACCTTCCCTTCACCTGGTCGCTGGCCTGGGAGCAGGTGAAGGGACAGGATTCCAACATGACCGTGGGTGGCGAGTTTCTTGTGGCCCGCCGCTGGCACCTGGGGCTGGGCTACAATTTCGGACTGGGTGAGGATCGGCTGAGCGCCGTCTCCGGGGAATCCACGCGCGGACTCAGCGCAGGGCTGGGCGGACGCATCATGGAAGACTATCATTTCCATTGGGCCTGGAATTCATTCGGCGAGCTGGGCGCGCTCAACCGCTTCACCATTTCACGGACATTCCCGTGATCGATTGTCAGACATGCCGCCAGAATCTGGCCGAGCTGGATTCCGGGCAACTGGAAGAAGAACTGGCGGTCAAGGTACGCCTGCATCTGGATGGCTGCGAATTCTGTCGGTCCTGGCGCAAGCGGACCGCCAACGAGCATCACCACAGCGCAGGACCCGCGAATGGCAAGAAGCAGCATCTGGGGCTGGACCCCATTGCCATGTGGTACGAACGCTTCGAGAAACCACGCGAAACCCGCATCTCACGTCGCCGCCTGCGACTGATCCAGGCCGTGATCGTCCTGGCCGCCTTCAGCATGATGCTCCTGGGTGTCCAGATGCGCAGCGAGCGGATGAACCGGATGATTTCCCGCAGCGATGCGCCCACTGAATCACAGAATCCAGCCGCTCTGTTGACACGCGCGCTGGAACTGGATCCACCTGCGGCCGAACTCTTCTTTCCCCTCTGGCATGGCTATCGCCAGAAAGTGGATGAACTGGCTCAGTTGAATGCCTTGACACTCGGACAGCTTGAAGATGTATCACGTGACGCCTCGCCCCACAACCAGATGATACAGGTTCTCAATGTGCGCCTCGATTCCATCCAGTCGGCTCGAACTGGATTGCGCAGCGATTTTCTGGCCTCGGTTGGCCAGCGTCTGGGTCCGGAACGGGAGCATCTGCTGCGATCCAGGACCGAGCTCTGGGACCTCGATCTTTAGCCCTGAATCCAGCCATGACAGGCTTGTCCATGCTTCCAGTCCATTCAGATGCGTGATAATATTGTCTTCGTGCCGTTTTTAAGTTCCCCATTCGCTGCCTTGCGTTTCTGATGCCGAACCATCAGATTCTCCACCCTTGATCGCCTGAAACGCAAACCGACATCAGACCCGCTCGCACCACATCCTGCCGGACACGATCAGCGACTACTGATACCCTCCAATCCTGATCGGCGCCGGGGGCCCTTGTGCATTTTCCATCCATGGACCGGTACAGCCAGTCAATTGCCAGTTCTTCTTGGCGAACTCCCTGTCTGAAGGCTGCGGTCTCCATTCTGCTGATGCTGGCCGTTCGCTCCGTCCGGGGCACGACCCATACCTTCGATTCGGTTCCCATCTCTGGACAGCACACGGTGTTTCTTGCCTTTCAGTGTGACGACAAGGTGGATTCCCAATTTGTCAACATCGCCCTGGAGAAGGGCATTGCCATCGACTTTGCGCCCTATCGCAATGCGGTCACTGACATCAATGGGGATTTTCCCGGAGATCCGTATTACGATGAATGGCTCATTGGCTGGGCCCACGAACAGGGAATGGGGCTTTCGGTCCATGACCAGCCGGCAGCACCTCATCTGCTGGAGACATTCGGGCGTGATACCGTTCGCACGCGCTGGCAGATGCAGTTGGATTTCGTACGCCATTGGGGCAATCTGGGGCCGGAGGAGATTCCGGGTTTCGTCTGGGTCGGGCATCAGACGAACACGGAGCTGAGAGCGATGGCACGGCAGTTCGGATTTCCCTGGACGCGGGGAGCGCTTTCTCACAATGAGGATCTGTACTTGAACGGTCTTGGTTGGGGAAATCCTCCCGGCGCCGAGTCCTTCATGCCACCAATCATGTATCACAGATCGCTGGTCCCGTCGTGCAGCATGTATCGATTGAACACTCTGGGCAGCGGATTTCCCAAGACTTCCAGTGCAGCCGATACCACTGGTTGGTGGGCCGGAACTCACGCATTCCTTGACCAACTGTCCAGGGTGAACGGAGTGGCCTTCCTCAATCTCCACCCGGGATGGACGGGGCCCTGTCGCGAAACATGCAGCCGGGACAGTCTCTATTCGCGCT from Candidatus Delongbacteria bacterium encodes:
- a CDS encoding sodium:solute symporter family protein, translating into MTPEPEVLIILGLALLGTPVIGWWAASREEGQFLSAGRRITLPVFVATLVCTWYGGILGVGEFTWTWGLVNWLALGVFYYVFALLYAWLLAGRVRDGAELSIPERIGNRHGRAAGKLAGLYTLVMVTPAPYLLMTAILLERSLGLSLEAGMGWALILTVFHVWRGGLRSVLVTDMLQFFAMFLAFIAVLVWLVSQYGGVPFLVANLPPEHLRIPGALPWSLVLLWGLVAVWTIVDPGFHQRVAAARDPRTARRGILISVGFWVLFDGLTTACGLYARALLPDLAQPVYAFPELADLLPPVMRGIFYAGMLVTVLSTLDSFSLLSGLALARDVLGSRGDRQRRHVRWAVLLCSWLAAMLALKMRSVVELWLTIASLGIPVLLPVLLHSYLAPPGDGSHSRAGLVSMGAGALVSIAWFSWGRLHLVDGWPDYPLGLDPIYPGLVASLVGLGLVLGVNRRRTV
- a CDS encoding thiamine diphosphokinase encodes the protein MRHSLLLVLNGTSDPRLLARIRPGEELLMPLRTVPGRPPLRTTVAVDGGLGNLLTAGLEPDLILGDLDSIDADSLARQRRAGIPIEHRPDPGSSDLEKGLAWAATSGASHLDIACWQGTRWDHVLGLFSLLAEHPRQQVRLLDGPRSILVLGAGEHVFRAQPGDGVGLVRFGSTPCRIDLAGLAFPAHSLSLDAGCHGVSNSVLDTEFKVQVSGCPVFLTHTPLETGA